The Bacteroidota bacterium genome includes a region encoding these proteins:
- a CDS encoding cation-translocating P-type ATPase, whose protein sequence is MKLPINDKKFIFLLFAVSLVIILEILSLTGIEIPMPLAPFIYAGFIFAIGYKVLWSGLNALLKLQFSSINLLMLIAAVGAFYLGEYPEAAVVIVLYVLGERLEDIGIENSKSALDELVAKTPRTATIKSRGAEMMIDQISIGTIIQIKPGSYIPMDGIITEGSTAVDEATITGEPIPKDKHKGDIVFAGTLNQHGFIEVETTKISADTTFSKIIQLTFEAQANKSDTQKFIQKFSKSYTPAIILLAVLLFVIPVFILDQPLEKWLNQAIALLVIACPCALVISTPVAFYAAIGNASSKGILVKGGKYLEALAKIKAIALDKTRTITYGKPVVSDIIPLNVKDKEELLACAAGAEMFSEHPLAQAIVDASIAEGFAPHAVKNFKSEMGKGLVAECLVCKDEHIFIGKLDFIKENQSVTKEAEQIVERLSNEGKTSVVISFGDGVAGIIGLTDEIKEDSKVAIQELIALGVTPIMLTGDNEKAAKYVADHVNIQHVFGNMLPENKAKKIKEFLQEYTFVAMVGDGINDAPALALSTVGIAMGAAGSDTAIETANVALMNDNLSKIPFLIRLGKKTLNRIRINTIAAVLVKFVFIVLAFLGFSNLALAITADVGVTLIVILVSLNLMRFK, encoded by the coding sequence ATGAAGTTACCAATCAACGACAAAAAATTTATATTTTTATTATTCGCAGTTTCCCTTGTGATCATTTTAGAGATTCTATCTCTTACAGGGATAGAAATACCTATGCCACTTGCTCCATTCATTTATGCAGGATTTATTTTTGCAATAGGATATAAAGTATTATGGAGTGGTTTAAATGCCTTATTAAAATTACAATTCAGCAGCATCAATTTATTAATGTTGATCGCTGCTGTAGGTGCATTTTATTTAGGAGAATACCCCGAAGCTGCCGTTGTTATTGTATTGTACGTATTGGGCGAACGCTTGGAGGATATTGGAATTGAAAATAGTAAATCAGCATTGGACGAATTGGTTGCAAAAACTCCAAGAACAGCTACGATAAAAAGCAGGGGAGCCGAGATGATGATAGATCAAATAAGTATCGGCACCATAATCCAAATAAAACCAGGTAGTTATATTCCTATGGATGGCATTATTACAGAAGGATCAACAGCTGTGGACGAGGCTACCATTACAGGCGAACCAATTCCAAAAGATAAACATAAAGGTGATATTGTATTTGCAGGCACTCTTAATCAACACGGTTTTATTGAAGTGGAAACAACAAAAATATCTGCAGATACAACCTTCTCGAAGATCATTCAACTTACATTTGAAGCGCAGGCAAATAAATCGGACACACAAAAATTTATTCAGAAATTCAGCAAAAGTTACACTCCTGCAATTATATTATTAGCTGTTTTGTTATTTGTAATTCCTGTTTTTATTTTAGATCAACCATTAGAAAAGTGGTTGAATCAAGCTATTGCTTTGTTAGTTATTGCATGCCCTTGTGCATTGGTAATTTCTACTCCCGTCGCATTTTATGCGGCAATAGGAAATGCTTCTTCGAAAGGGATATTAGTTAAAGGGGGAAAATATTTAGAGGCATTGGCAAAAATTAAAGCAATTGCCTTGGATAAAACGCGTACCATAACTTATGGTAAACCGGTAGTGTCAGATATTATTCCATTAAATGTAAAGGATAAAGAAGAATTGCTCGCTTGTGCAGCAGGAGCAGAAATGTTTTCTGAACACCCTCTTGCTCAGGCAATTGTTGATGCTAGTATTGCCGAAGGATTTGCACCGCATGCTGTAAAGAATTTTAAAAGCGAAATGGGTAAGGGTTTAGTTGCAGAATGTTTGGTATGCAAGGATGAACATATTTTTATTGGTAAATTGGATTTCATAAAAGAAAATCAATCTGTTACCAAAGAGGCGGAACAAATAGTGGAAAGATTGTCCAATGAAGGTAAAACTAGTGTTGTGATCAGTTTCGGTGATGGAGTTGCCGGAATTATCGGATTAACTGATGAAATTAAGGAAGATAGTAAAGTTGCAATTCAGGAATTAATTGCATTAGGTGTAACACCAATAATGCTGACAGGCGATAATGAAAAAGCGGCAAAATACGTTGCTGATCATGTTAATATTCAGCATGTTTTTGGTAACATGTTACCGGAAAATAAAGCAAAAAAAATAAAAGAATTTTTGCAGGAATACACCTTTGTGGCCATGGTGGGAGATGGTATAAATGATGCACCTGCACTTGCACTTTCTACAGTGGGTATTGCCATGGGAGCAGCAGGAAGCGATACCGCAATTGAAACGGCAAATGTTGCTTTGATGAATGATAATTTATCCAAAATTCCATTTTTGATCCGCCTCGGTAAAAAAACATTAAACCGCATCAGAATAAACACAATAGCCGCAGTTTTGGTTAAATTTGTTTTTATTGTTTTAGCTTTTTTGGGTTTTAGTAATCTGGCATTGGCTATAACAGCGGATGTCGGTGTTACTTTGATTGTAATATTAGTTAGTTTAAATTTGATGCGTTTTAAGTAA
- a CDS encoding MerR family transcriptional regulator, with protein MLIGELAIRTGFSRDTIRFYEKHGLIKVPRRSRRENNYKEYSEDILERLLTIKRVKEFGFTLNETSEILDLMEMKVATCDNIALRIEEKVKIIDERIRLMLELRQSMLTKVSECFGKCGNSETDNCAILLN; from the coding sequence ATGCTTATAGGCGAATTAGCAATCAGAACTGGTTTCTCTCGAGATACCATTCGTTTTTATGAAAAACATGGGCTTATTAAAGTCCCACGTAGATCTCGAAGGGAAAATAACTACAAGGAATATTCTGAAGATATTCTAGAAAGATTATTAACCATCAAACGAGTAAAGGAGTTTGGATTTACATTGAACGAAACTTCAGAAATTCTTGATCTTATGGAAATGAAAGTAGCAACCTGTGATAATATTGCTTTAAGAATTGAGGAGAAAGTTAAAATTATAGATGAAAGAATCAGACTTATGCTCGAGTTGAGACAAAGTATGTTAACAAAAGTTTCTGAATGTTTTGGCAAATGCGGGAATTCCGAAACTGATAATTGTGCTATTTTATTGAATTAG
- a CDS encoding T9SS type A sorting domain-containing protein produces the protein MRSFTYILCLISIQLSAQTGIIWSEPIMISDETTGYDHPRIALTGDDGAVVIWGNEGDMYFSRQEGISFTTPLMLNSPETSISTFSWAGPDIASKGDTIYIVFKEEPEDMARIYCVASYDGGITFDTLEIVDGMIGDHYSRFPSVTVKEDGNPAIAFMKLNTSFLDPKYVVVTSDDFGNSFNMDVTASNFSGGEVCDCCPVGITAKDNYVVTLYRDNLDNLRNSWAGISTDGGISFENGIQIDQTDWTVFACPASGPDGVIIGDNLYSVFMSAGEGDSRVYFSTSSLTEFTDEPDMRVSPEFEGLSVQNYPRIASFGNAVAMVWKQVENSKATIPISFTNDINNGFPPDYDTIAYLDFYGLENADVAVSSNKVHVVWQDNYSNAVMYREGTYVEPVLLEEATTQNVIKVFPNPAESAFNINSEIGLETIRLYDAQQGIVKNLDLNGNKIVNIPINKLTPGLFLIVIKDVNGAVHTEKIIIQ, from the coding sequence ATGCGATCTTTTACCTATATACTTTGTTTAATCTCTATACAATTATCAGCTCAAACAGGGATCATTTGGAGTGAACCAATTATGATTTCTGACGAAACAACCGGATATGATCATCCAAGAATTGCTTTAACCGGAGATGATGGTGCAGTGGTGATCTGGGGAAATGAGGGCGACATGTACTTTTCAAGACAGGAAGGAATTTCCTTCACTACGCCTCTTATGTTAAACAGTCCTGAAACATCAATATCCACTTTTTCCTGGGCAGGTCCTGATATTGCCTCTAAGGGCGATACAATATATATTGTATTTAAGGAAGAACCGGAAGACATGGCACGTATTTATTGTGTTGCCTCTTATGATGGTGGAATTACATTTGATACACTGGAAATTGTTGATGGCATGATAGGTGATCATTATTCCAGGTTCCCATCTGTTACCGTTAAGGAAGATGGAAATCCCGCAATTGCATTTATGAAATTAAATACATCCTTTCTCGACCCAAAATATGTTGTAGTTACATCAGATGATTTTGGAAATAGTTTCAATATGGATGTGACCGCAAGTAATTTTTCGGGAGGAGAAGTTTGTGATTGTTGCCCTGTTGGAATAACTGCAAAAGATAATTATGTTGTTACTTTATATAGAGACAATTTAGATAATCTCCGAAATAGTTGGGCAGGAATTTCTACTGATGGAGGAATTAGTTTCGAAAATGGAATTCAGATAGATCAAACCGACTGGACCGTTTTTGCATGTCCTGCAAGCGGACCTGATGGCGTTATTATTGGTGATAATTTATATTCTGTTTTTATGAGTGCGGGTGAAGGTGATTCTAGGGTTTATTTTTCCACTTCATCATTAACCGAATTTACAGATGAACCTGACATGCGTGTTTCGCCGGAATTTGAAGGTTTATCTGTTCAAAACTATCCTCGGATTGCAAGTTTTGGAAATGCAGTAGCAATGGTTTGGAAACAGGTTGAGAATTCAAAAGCTACAATTCCCATTTCGTTCACCAATGATATTAATAACGGGTTTCCACCTGATTATGATACAATCGCATATCTCGATTTTTATGGGTTAGAAAATGCGGATGTTGCAGTTTCATCCAATAAGGTACATGTGGTGTGGCAAGATAATTATTCAAATGCGGTAATGTATAGAGAAGGCACCTATGTTGAACCTGTTCTATTGGAAGAGGCCACAACTCAAAACGTAATTAAAGTGTTTCCAAATCCGGCTGAATCTGCATTTAACATTAACAGTGAAATTGGTTTGGAAACTATTAGGTTATACGATGCGCAGCAAGGAATTGTTAAAAACCTAGATTTGAATGGCAATAAAATAGTTAATATACCAATAAATAAATTGACCCCTGGTTTATTTTTAATAGTAATAAAGGATGTGAATGGTGCGGTTCACACAGAAAAAATTATCATTCAATAA
- a CDS encoding TonB-dependent receptor — protein MQKFIYAMSIIYILYNSSAYTQISLSGTIYESANNNTLPGASIYFPDLKTGSTADADGKFVINNLPAKKVSVQITYIGYESIVETIDLSNIKVKDYILTETFTEIKEIVVTGLSRSAEANRTPTPISVITKNVLLQNTSTNIIDALSTQPGISNISTGPAIGKPQIRGLGYNRVVIVNDGIKQEGQQWGYEHGIEIDEYSVNRIEILKGPASLMYGSDAMAGVIHFIGAPTLPDKTIKANILSNYQTNNGLIGYSGNIAGNKNGLIWSARYSGKMAHAYQNKYDGYVFGSGFKEKATNGTIGLNKKWGYSHIDAAIYQLNVGLVEGERDSATGLFIYPVALNDSTIEDVIAENSVSKSYDLHLPKQNIQHYKVALNNSIVVGDGIVDLILGWQQNNRKEFENLFDPDEYALYFKMNTINYAAHYLFPEKNKWSSSIGINGMQQSSQNLGVEVLIPEYTLFDIGVFLATKKTVGNFDLAGGLRYDMRSLIAQEFISEEDEEIIFTAFDRNFSAVSGSIGATYQINEKMHSKLNISRGFRSPNIAELGSNGVHEGTFRYEIGNTELDPETSLQMDASFAYDGEHISFKADIFNNAIQNFIYLRKLNTASGSDSLINAEGEFFEVFTYAQGKTNLAGVEIILDIHPHPFHWLHIENSFSFVNAELQNATDSTKFLPYTPAAKLISELRGDFKQVNNFLGNSYIQIQMENYFAQNHIFSAYNTETKTPGYLLLNAGFGTDILSEKKVLFSVYITVNNLTDVAYQSHLSRLKYSEINYATGRTGVYNMGRNMSLKLNIPVNIKS, from the coding sequence ATGCAGAAATTTATCTATGCGATGAGCATAATATATATATTATATAATTCATCAGCTTATACACAAATTAGCCTATCCGGTACTATTTACGAATCGGCAAATAACAATACATTACCGGGTGCTTCTATATATTTTCCAGACCTTAAAACCGGGTCGACTGCCGATGCTGATGGCAAATTTGTTATAAATAATCTACCGGCAAAAAAGGTATCTGTTCAAATTACCTATATAGGATATGAATCTATTGTGGAAACAATTGATCTTTCAAATATTAAAGTAAAGGATTATATTTTAACAGAAACATTTACAGAAATAAAAGAGATCGTTGTTACGGGATTATCCCGATCAGCGGAAGCAAACAGAACACCAACACCAATTTCTGTGATCACTAAAAATGTTTTGTTACAAAACACCTCTACAAATATTATTGATGCATTAAGCACACAACCAGGAATATCAAATATATCTACAGGTCCCGCCATTGGAAAACCACAGATAAGGGGACTGGGATATAATAGAGTTGTAATTGTTAACGATGGAATTAAACAAGAAGGGCAACAATGGGGCTATGAGCATGGAATAGAAATTGATGAATATTCTGTCAACAGGATCGAGATATTAAAAGGTCCTGCCAGTTTAATGTATGGCTCAGATGCAATGGCAGGTGTAATTCATTTTATTGGTGCTCCTACTCTGCCTGATAAAACAATTAAGGCAAATATTTTAAGTAATTATCAAACTAATAACGGATTGATAGGCTATTCAGGAAATATTGCCGGAAATAAAAATGGTTTGATTTGGAGTGCACGATATAGCGGAAAAATGGCGCATGCATATCAAAATAAATATGATGGATATGTATTTGGAAGTGGGTTTAAGGAGAAGGCAACAAATGGAACAATTGGTTTGAATAAAAAATGGGGATATAGTCATATTGATGCTGCAATTTATCAATTAAATGTCGGATTAGTAGAGGGAGAACGTGACAGCGCTACAGGGCTATTTATATACCCGGTTGCACTGAATGATAGCACCATAGAGGATGTAATTGCAGAAAATTCTGTTTCAAAAAGTTATGATCTGCATTTGCCTAAACAGAACATCCAACATTACAAAGTGGCATTGAACAATAGTATTGTTGTAGGCGATGGTATTGTGGATCTGATATTAGGCTGGCAACAAAACAACAGAAAGGAATTCGAAAATTTGTTTGATCCTGATGAATATGCATTATACTTTAAAATGAACACAATTAATTATGCAGCTCATTATTTATTTCCCGAAAAAAATAAATGGAGTTCTTCTATCGGCATTAATGGTATGCAACAAAGTTCACAAAATCTGGGGGTAGAGGTGCTGATTCCCGAATACACTCTTTTTGATATTGGTGTTTTCTTAGCAACTAAAAAAACGGTCGGCAATTTTGATCTGGCTGGCGGCTTACGTTATGATATGCGGTCATTGATTGCGCAAGAATTTATTTCAGAAGAGGACGAGGAGATAATTTTTACAGCGTTTGATCGCAATTTTTCAGCGGTGTCAGGAAGTATTGGGGCTACCTATCAAATAAATGAAAAGATGCATAGTAAACTAAACATTTCACGAGGATTTCGCTCACCAAATATTGCTGAACTGGGTTCAAACGGTGTTCATGAAGGCACATTCAGATATGAGATAGGGAATACAGAACTTGACCCTGAAACAAGTTTACAAATGGATGCATCTTTCGCTTATGACGGGGAACATATTTCATTTAAGGCGGATATTTTTAATAATGCTATTCAAAATTTTATTTATTTGAGGAAATTAAACACAGCATCCGGAAGTGACTCCTTAATTAATGCAGAAGGAGAATTTTTTGAAGTTTTTACATATGCACAAGGAAAAACGAATTTAGCAGGAGTAGAAATAATTTTAGATATACATCCCCATCCTTTTCACTGGTTACATATCGAAAATAGTTTTTCGTTTGTAAATGCCGAACTTCAAAATGCAACAGATTCCACAAAATTTCTACCGTATACCCCGGCAGCAAAATTGATCTCTGAACTCAGGGGTGATTTTAAACAAGTAAATAATTTTTTGGGTAACAGTTATATTCAAATACAAATGGAAAATTATTTTGCACAAAACCATATTTTTTCAGCATACAATACAGAGACTAAAACTCCCGGATATTTATTGTTAAATGCAGGATTTGGAACAGATATATTATCAGAAAAGAAGGTACTATTCTCTGTTTATATTACGGTAAATAATCTCACAGATGTAGCTTATCAAAGCCATTTGAGCCGATTAAAATACAGTGAAATAAATTATGCAACAGGAAGAACCGGTGTATATAATATGGGCAGAAATATGAGTTTAAAATTGAATATACCTGTTAATATTAAGTCATAA
- a CDS encoding dicarboxylate/amino acid:cation symporter — MSKSNKLTVFILVAMALGIFIGALLHKNATGKELTYTPNKDFTGKESIILDYGNVKHEVVVYTVKTAAEKQMITDSLGKGVVTTLVNKSVTFVPGIISSGDANDLDSKISGAKNGTVEITLIKKIASNISILTTIFLSLIKMIIAPLVLSTLIVGIAKTGDVKTVGRVGGKTMLWFITASLVSLTLGMVLVNAFQPGAQMNLPLPADNVSTGVDGGALSFVTFITHVFPTSIFKAMAENEILQIVVFSLFFGVACAAIGEKTKPIVNALDTLSHIMIKITIYVMGFAPYAVFAAMCSVITTKGLDVLVTYAVFMGEFYLGLLILWVLLISAGFAVLRKRVFTLLRRIKEPFLLAFSTASSEAAFPKLITELERFGCNNKIVSFTLPLGYSFNLDGSMMYMTFASIFIAQCYGIDLTLSQEITMLLTLMITSKGIAAVPRASLVVIAATISMFNIPQAGLILLLGIDTFLDMGRSATNVIGNAIATAAVSKWENALED, encoded by the coding sequence ATGTCGAAGTCGAACAAATTAACGGTATTCATTCTTGTTGCAATGGCATTGGGTATTTTTATTGGCGCCTTATTACATAAGAATGCCACCGGAAAAGAGTTAACATACACTCCAAATAAGGATTTTACCGGAAAGGAAAGTATTATTCTCGACTATGGGAATGTTAAACATGAAGTTGTTGTCTACACAGTTAAAACAGCTGCTGAAAAACAAATGATAACGGATAGTCTTGGTAAAGGGGTGGTAACCACTCTTGTTAATAAATCGGTAACCTTCGTACCAGGCATTATAAGTTCGGGTGATGCCAATGACCTTGATAGTAAAATAAGCGGAGCAAAAAACGGAACAGTTGAAATTACACTAATAAAGAAGATCGCCTCAAATATCTCAATACTCACCACAATTTTTTTATCCCTCATTAAAATGATAATTGCCCCGCTGGTTTTGTCAACTTTAATTGTAGGTATTGCAAAAACCGGAGATGTAAAAACTGTTGGAAGAGTAGGAGGGAAAACGATGTTGTGGTTTATTACTGCAAGCCTTGTTTCTCTCACACTTGGGATGGTATTGGTAAATGCATTTCAACCCGGGGCACAAATGAATTTGCCATTACCCGCTGATAATGTTTCCACCGGAGTGGATGGTGGTGCACTATCGTTTGTTACTTTTATTACGCATGTATTTCCTACAAGCATATTTAAAGCAATGGCAGAAAATGAAATATTACAGATCGTAGTATTCAGTTTGTTTTTTGGCGTTGCATGTGCTGCAATTGGTGAAAAAACAAAACCTATTGTAAATGCATTAGATACACTTTCGCATATCATGATAAAAATTACCATTTATGTAATGGGATTTGCACCTTATGCGGTTTTTGCAGCAATGTGTTCTGTAATTACAACTAAAGGATTAGATGTTTTAGTTACTTATGCAGTATTTATGGGTGAATTTTATCTCGGTTTATTAATATTGTGGGTCCTATTAATTTCTGCAGGATTTGCCGTACTTCGCAAAAGAGTTTTTACTTTATTGCGACGAATTAAAGAACCTTTTTTATTGGCATTCAGTACAGCAAGCAGTGAAGCTGCCTTTCCCAAATTAATTACAGAACTCGAGCGCTTCGGATGCAATAATAAGATCGTGAGTTTTACACTTCCTTTAGGTTATTCATTTAATCTTGATGGGAGCATGATGTACATGACCTTTGCAAGTATATTTATTGCACAGTGTTATGGAATTGATCTTACACTTTCGCAGGAAATTACAATGTTGCTAACCTTAATGATCACCAGTAAAGGAATTGCTGCAGTGCCTCGTGCAAGTCTGGTTGTAATTGCGGCAACAATTTCTATGTTCAATATTCCACAGGCAGGATTAATTTTATTATTGGGAATCGATACTTTTCTCGACATGGGAAGAAGCGCTACGAACGTAATCGGAAACGCAATTGCAACTGCAGCAGTGAGCAAGTGGGAGAATGCGCTAGAAGATTGA